In the Streptomyces fradiae ATCC 10745 = DSM 40063 genome, one interval contains:
- the ruvX gene encoding Holliday junction resolvase RuvX gives MSGMRRGRRLAVDVGDARIGVASCDPDGVLATPVETVPGRDVPAAHRRLRLLVEEYEPIEVVIGLPRSLNGREGPAAAKVRGFALELARGIAPVPVRLVDERMSTVSATHGLRASGVKAKKGRSVIDQAAAVIILQNALESERVSGNPPGEGVEVVI, from the coding sequence ATGAGCGGGATGCGGCGCGGGCGCCGGCTGGCGGTCGACGTCGGGGACGCCCGGATCGGGGTCGCCTCGTGCGACCCCGACGGGGTCCTCGCCACGCCGGTGGAGACCGTGCCGGGGCGCGACGTCCCGGCCGCCCACCGGCGGCTGCGCCTGCTCGTCGAGGAGTACGAGCCGATCGAGGTGGTCATCGGCCTCCCCCGCTCCCTCAACGGGCGGGAGGGGCCGGCCGCCGCCAAGGTCCGCGGCTTCGCCCTGGAGCTGGCCCGCGGGATCGCCCCGGTGCCGGTCCGGCTGGTCGACGAGCGGATGAGCACCGTCTCCGCGACCCACGGGCTGCGCGCCTCGGGGGTGAAGGCGAAGAAGGGCCGGTCCGTCATCGACCAGGCCGCCGCTGTGATCATCCTTCAGAACGCTCTTGAGTCCGAACGGGTATCGGGTAATCCGCCCGGAGAGGGCGTCGAAGTGGTCATCTGA